From a single Pseudodesulfovibrio sp. JC047 genomic region:
- the gyrA gene encoding DNA gyrase subunit A produces the protein MNDTITIESELKKSYLEYSLSVIIGRAIPDVRDGLKPVHRRILYAMHDLGNYHNRAYKKSARVVGDVIGKYHPHGDSAVYDALVRMAQDFSMRDMLVDGQGNFGSIDGDSAAAMRYTEVRMAKLCGEFLGDIEKQTVDFNPNYDNTLQEPSVLPTKVPNLLLNGTTGIAVGMATNIPPHNLGELIDGTIHLLDNPECSIESMMGFIKGPDFPTGGTVFGGQGLIDAYTTGRGSIKMRGVVEREEADKGKKERIVIREIPFAVNKSTLVEKIAQLVHEKKVEGISDLRDESDRNGIRIVMDLKRGAIADIIINSLYKFTPLESSFGINMMAVVGKRPMLLNLKEVLKYFLDHRREVIIRRTKFDLDKCEKRVHILEGLHIALDNIDEVVKLIRASGSPEEARTALMDRFELSEIQAKAILDMRLQKLTGLERDKLLEELAELMKKIEYFRSILDNPDVLKGVIRDELIEIKENYSTPRKSELLMADLDSIDIEDLIPDEETVITLSRRGYIKRTPLSNYTAQRRGGKGIAGVQTGDGDFIHTFMLTTNHQHLVLFTNFGKMFKIKVHQVPEGSRYAKGGHVNNLLPLDKDEHIATCLSLREFDDDRFFLFVTKKGMIKRSSIGLYANCRTTGIRAVNLRDNDELMTVRELDRDVDCILASRDGSAIRFNINDARPMGRATAGVKGMALRLNDEVVACEVTGDDERDQLLTVSEGGFGKRTSIDQYRRQTRGGKGILNMRLTNKTGKVIGARMVNESDDVILLTTQNKVIRMSVGEVSQTRGRATQGVRLVRMDADNKVAGFDLVMDDEDEFNETK, from the coding sequence ATGAATGATACGATTACTATCGAAAGTGAACTCAAGAAAAGTTATCTTGAGTATTCTCTCTCTGTCATCATAGGACGCGCCATCCCGGATGTACGTGACGGGTTGAAACCCGTTCACCGGCGTATTTTGTACGCTATGCACGATCTCGGGAACTACCACAATCGGGCGTACAAGAAGTCCGCTCGTGTGGTTGGTGACGTCATCGGTAAATACCATCCTCATGGCGACTCAGCCGTGTATGATGCCCTGGTGCGTATGGCTCAGGACTTCTCCATGCGCGACATGCTGGTGGATGGTCAGGGTAACTTTGGTTCCATTGACGGCGACTCCGCGGCGGCCATGAGGTACACCGAAGTCCGTATGGCCAAATTGTGCGGTGAATTTCTCGGTGATATCGAGAAACAGACTGTTGATTTCAATCCCAACTACGACAACACCTTGCAAGAGCCGTCCGTGCTGCCGACCAAGGTGCCGAACCTGCTCCTGAATGGAACAACGGGTATCGCGGTTGGTATGGCCACGAACATCCCGCCCCACAACTTGGGCGAGCTGATTGATGGGACCATCCATCTTTTGGATAATCCCGAGTGTTCCATCGAGTCCATGATGGGCTTTATCAAAGGCCCGGACTTCCCCACAGGGGGCACCGTCTTCGGTGGGCAGGGATTGATCGACGCCTATACCACGGGACGCGGGTCCATCAAGATGCGTGGTGTTGTTGAAAGAGAAGAAGCCGATAAGGGCAAGAAAGAACGGATCGTCATCAGGGAAATTCCTTTTGCGGTCAACAAATCCACGCTGGTCGAAAAAATAGCCCAGTTGGTCCACGAGAAAAAGGTCGAAGGCATTTCCGACCTGCGTGATGAATCCGACCGGAACGGCATCCGTATCGTCATGGATCTCAAACGCGGTGCCATTGCTGATATCATCATCAATTCACTGTATAAATTCACGCCTTTGGAAAGCAGCTTCGGTATCAACATGATGGCGGTCGTTGGCAAACGTCCCATGCTGTTGAATCTGAAAGAGGTGTTGAAATACTTCCTGGATCATCGTCGTGAAGTGATTATCCGCCGGACCAAATTCGATTTGGATAAGTGCGAAAAACGCGTCCACATTTTGGAAGGATTGCACATCGCGCTCGACAATATTGACGAAGTGGTCAAACTCATTCGCGCATCCGGTTCTCCCGAAGAAGCCCGGACTGCATTGATGGACCGTTTCGAGTTATCCGAAATTCAGGCCAAGGCCATTTTGGATATGCGGCTCCAGAAACTCACTGGTCTCGAGCGGGACAAACTGCTCGAAGAATTGGCTGAGTTGATGAAAAAGATTGAATACTTCCGGTCTATTCTTGACAATCCCGATGTGCTCAAGGGCGTTATTCGCGACGAGCTGATCGAGATCAAGGAAAATTACTCGACCCCGCGGAAATCCGAACTGCTCATGGCGGATCTCGACTCTATCGACATCGAGGATCTCATTCCCGATGAAGAGACAGTCATCACCCTGTCCAGACGCGGCTATATCAAGCGGACCCCGTTGTCGAACTACACGGCTCAACGTCGTGGCGGCAAGGGAATTGCCGGTGTTCAGACGGGTGATGGCGACTTTATTCACACCTTCATGCTGACCACCAATCATCAGCATCTGGTCCTGTTCACGAACTTCGGCAAGATGTTCAAGATCAAGGTCCATCAGGTGCCGGAAGGCAGCCGATACGCCAAAGGCGGCCATGTGAACAATCTGTTGCCGCTGGATAAGGATGAGCATATCGCGACCTGTCTGTCCCTGCGGGAATTCGATGATGATCGGTTCTTCCTGTTCGTGACCAAGAAAGGCATGATCAAGCGGTCTTCCATTGGTTTGTACGCGAATTGTCGGACCACCGGAATCAGAGCCGTGAATCTGCGTGACAACGATGAGCTGATGACCGTGCGGGAACTGGATCGGGATGTGGATTGCATTCTCGCCAGCCGAGACGGTTCAGCCATCCGGTTCAATATCAATGACGCCCGGCCCATGGGACGCGCTACCGCCGGAGTCAAGGGCATGGCCCTCAGACTCAATGACGAAGTGGTGGCCTGTGAAGTCACGGGTGATGACGAACGGGATCAGTTGCTCACGGTTTCGGAAGGTGGATTCGGAAAACGGACATCCATTGACCAGTACCGACGCCAGACTCGTGGCGGCAAGGGCATTTTGAACATGCGCCTCACCAACAAGACCGGTAAGGTCATTGGTGCCCGGATGGTCAATGAATCCGACGACGTTATCCTGCTGACCACACAGAACAAGGTCATTCGCATGTCGGTTGGCGAAGTCAGCCAGACCCGAGGTCGTGCGACACAGGGTGTGCGTCTGGTGCGGATGGATGCTGATAACAAGGTGGCCGGATTTGATCTGGTCATGGATGATGAAGACGAGTTCAACGAAACAAAATAA
- the gyrB gene encoding DNA topoisomerase (ATP-hydrolyzing) subunit B: MSEQKYNAESITVLEGLEAVRKRPAMYIGSTDIRGLHHLVYEVIDNSIDEAMAGYCDKIKVTLHMDNSCTVTDNGRGIPVDIHPKEKVPAVQLAMTTLHAGGKFDNDSYKVSGGLHGVGVSCVNALSEFMETTVKRDGTTYRMKFERGAVVQELEEVGTADSQGTSQRFRPDEEIFEVNQFDYSVLKKRFKELAYLNSGLEIEFKDERNPEAESEKFKFAGGIVQYVTDLNSNQTAIGEIVYGEGESENMVVEFALQYTSAYKENTHTFANNIRTVEGGTHLAGYKTALTRAINNYIQNADLPKKLVKRLTGDDVREGLTSVISVKLPDPQFEGQTKTKLGNSEASGLVAGVIYEKLNTFFEENPKEARFIIEKVVDASRAREAARKARDLVRRKGALSDNSLPGKLADCQSKKPEESEIFIVEGDSAGGSAKQGRDPKCQAILPLRGKILNVEKTRMHKMLGNKEIRAMITALGIGIGNEEEEKDYNKLRYHKVVIMTDADVDGSHIRTLLLTFFFRQYEELINQGYLYIAQPPLYRAHKGKFEKFIKDDLELDNFLFEKIGADLTIEAEKKTYVGNELMGLMEKIRDLRSRFNEAETVGIEPMLYQKLLNFPERISYTYFEENSPETFKKIFESNGYQAEIETERDQELEKDRTYLVFENENGHRTRLAMEFFYSKVYKNGFNTYRELQEACGNADFTLKLKDSEKAVSGFFSLYDAVIDEAHRGWYIQRYKGLGEMNPDQLWETTMHPEKRTMLQVNIEDASAANDIFTDLMGDNVEPRREFIEKNALAVQELDI, translated from the coding sequence ATGAGCGAACAAAAGTACAACGCCGAATCAATTACCGTCCTTGAAGGGCTTGAGGCCGTCCGTAAACGGCCTGCCATGTATATCGGGTCAACCGATATCCGTGGTTTGCATCACTTGGTCTATGAGGTCATCGACAACTCCATCGATGAAGCCATGGCCGGGTATTGCGACAAAATCAAGGTCACGTTGCATATGGATAACTCCTGCACCGTGACTGATAACGGACGTGGTATTCCGGTAGACATTCATCCCAAGGAAAAAGTTCCGGCTGTCCAATTGGCCATGACGACCCTTCACGCCGGTGGTAAGTTCGACAATGATTCATACAAGGTCTCCGGTGGTCTGCACGGTGTTGGTGTGTCATGCGTCAACGCCCTGTCCGAATTCATGGAAACCACGGTCAAACGGGACGGCACCACATATCGAATGAAATTCGAACGCGGTGCGGTTGTTCAGGAACTGGAAGAAGTCGGTACGGCCGATTCCCAGGGAACATCCCAGCGTTTCCGTCCCGATGAAGAGATTTTCGAGGTCAATCAATTCGATTACAGTGTCCTGAAAAAACGCTTCAAGGAACTGGCGTATTTGAATTCCGGTCTGGAAATCGAATTCAAGGACGAACGCAATCCTGAAGCCGAAAGTGAAAAATTCAAATTTGCTGGCGGCATTGTCCAGTATGTGACGGATCTCAACTCGAACCAGACGGCCATCGGCGAAATTGTCTATGGTGAAGGCGAGTCTGAAAACATGGTGGTCGAGTTCGCGTTGCAGTACACCTCGGCATACAAGGAAAACACGCACACCTTTGCCAACAACATCCGTACTGTTGAAGGTGGAACACATCTGGCCGGCTACAAGACGGCATTGACCCGCGCCATCAACAACTACATCCAGAACGCGGACCTGCCGAAAAAGCTTGTCAAACGACTGACCGGCGATGATGTTCGTGAAGGATTGACTTCGGTTATTTCCGTGAAACTGCCTGACCCGCAGTTTGAAGGACAGACCAAGACCAAGCTGGGGAACTCCGAGGCTTCGGGGTTGGTTGCCGGTGTCATTTATGAAAAACTGAATACCTTCTTTGAGGAAAATCCCAAGGAAGCGCGGTTTATCATTGAAAAGGTCGTGGATGCGTCTCGCGCTCGTGAAGCCGCACGCAAGGCCCGTGATCTGGTTCGACGCAAGGGCGCGTTGTCGGATAACTCGCTCCCGGGCAAGTTGGCGGATTGCCAGTCCAAGAAACCCGAGGAATCTGAAATCTTCATTGTTGAGGGTGATTCCGCTGGAGGCTCGGCCAAACAGGGCCGAGATCCCAAATGCCAGGCCATCCTTCCCTTACGGGGTAAGATTCTCAACGTCGAGAAGACCCGTATGCACAAGATGCTCGGGAACAAGGAAATCCGGGCCATGATTACCGCGCTCGGTATCGGTATCGGGAATGAGGAAGAAGAAAAGGATTACAACAAGCTTCGGTATCACAAGGTCGTTATCATGACTGATGCTGATGTTGATGGTTCCCATATTCGTACCCTGCTGCTGACGTTTTTCTTCAGACAGTACGAGGAACTCATCAACCAGGGCTATCTGTATATTGCCCAGCCTCCTCTGTATCGTGCCCACAAGGGCAAGTTCGAGAAGTTCATCAAGGATGATCTTGAACTGGATAATTTCCTGTTTGAAAAGATCGGTGCCGACCTGACGATCGAAGCAGAGAAGAAAACGTATGTCGGCAATGAGCTGATGGGCCTGATGGAAAAGATCCGTGACTTGCGGAGTCGATTCAATGAGGCGGAAACCGTGGGTATCGAGCCGATGCTGTATCAGAAGCTGCTCAATTTCCCGGAACGGATTTCGTATACGTATTTTGAGGAAAACAGCCCGGAGACATTCAAGAAGATTTTTGAAAGCAACGGGTATCAAGCCGAAATCGAGACAGAACGCGATCAGGAATTGGAAAAGGATCGGACGTATCTCGTTTTTGAAAATGAAAATGGACACCGGACGCGATTGGCCATGGAGTTCTTTTATTCCAAGGTCTACAAAAATGGTTTCAATACGTATAGAGAGCTTCAAGAGGCTTGCGGCAATGCAGACTTCACGTTGAAGCTGAAAGACAGCGAGAAGGCTGTTTCCGGCTTCTTCAGCCTCTATGACGCGGTCATCGATGAGGCCCATCGCGGTTGGTATATCCAGCGGTACAAAGGTTTGGGTGAAATGAACCCGGATCAGTTGTGGGAAACCACCATGCATCCTGAAAAACGGACCATGCTCCAGGTGAACATTGAAGATGCCTCTGCGGCAAATGACATCTTCACGGACCTCATGGGGGACAATGTGGAACCCCGTCGAGAATTCATCGAAAAGAATGCACTGGCTGTGCAAGAACTTGATATTTAA
- a CDS encoding tetratricopeptide repeat protein, with amino-acid sequence MRGFVQISLLCLLLFCCVGCSTEKTPGANDLEQARSSYSKGFYLEAEKEYERYLQAAPQGVFRKEAWERLVEIAVSVKGEYDRAVVLLEAMYLELGDDPESGWKAMYQLGDVYSVLGKKEKAIESFEKCLLHAAEFPEKTARTQLRMARLYRDMGNYGEVADTLQLCAETAPNVEDKANCLYELAQSYSFISSWSQAKNALEKVLELSGTSDEIRALSIFLLADIYENDRHYAKAKSLLESIVDTYPNRRVVESRLANLPDIPKKPIPLVPPKN; translated from the coding sequence ATGCGTGGTTTTGTTCAGATAAGTCTATTGTGCCTGCTCCTTTTTTGCTGTGTCGGTTGCTCGACCGAAAAGACACCGGGAGCGAATGACCTTGAGCAAGCCCGTTCATCGTATTCCAAAGGATTCTATCTTGAAGCCGAAAAGGAATATGAACGGTATCTTCAGGCTGCACCTCAAGGTGTCTTTCGAAAGGAGGCCTGGGAGCGGCTGGTTGAAATTGCCGTGTCCGTGAAAGGCGAATATGATCGGGCTGTGGTGTTGCTGGAAGCCATGTATCTGGAACTTGGTGATGATCCTGAATCCGGCTGGAAGGCCATGTATCAGCTCGGAGATGTCTATTCCGTGCTTGGTAAAAAGGAAAAGGCCATCGAGTCGTTTGAAAAATGTTTGCTTCATGCCGCAGAATTCCCTGAAAAAACGGCACGAACTCAATTGCGTATGGCTCGTTTGTATCGGGATATGGGCAATTATGGTGAAGTGGCTGATACCCTGCAACTCTGTGCCGAGACAGCTCCCAATGTCGAAGACAAGGCGAATTGCCTCTATGAATTGGCGCAGAGCTACAGTTTTATTTCCAGTTGGTCCCAGGCAAAAAACGCGCTTGAAAAGGTGCTCGAATTATCCGGCACTTCCGATGAAATACGCGCCCTTTCCATTTTTTTGCTGGCTGATATCTATGAGAATGATCGGCACTATGCCAAGGCGAAATCCTTGCTGGAATCCATTGTCGATACCTATCCCAATCGACGGGTTGTGGAATCCCGGTTGGCGAATCTGCCGGACATTCCCAAAAAGCCGATTCCATTGGTTCCTCCGAAGAATTGA